The sequence ataattgGTAATCATAACTGATTCAATACAGATTCCATAACGTTTTTCGTAATTAATGCCTATTAATGATCAATAATACGTATCTATACCCCTTTTGCTATTTAGGTTCATTCTTCTTATGCGACTTCTGAATATCAAGAGATTCGAGCACCTATCCTTTCTGATTTTCTTGGATCTCTGCTCGTGCCTGCTGAAGCTCATGCCTCTTCAACTACCCTTCGCCAACTGTCATTCCTttaccagtccacgtgtcatgacatgtCACCTCATAATAAATTCTATACATGAACttaattttttccaatacagtCCAAGTGTCATCTTGCATAAAAGAAATTTGACAAGTAAGTAAAACACTTGTCTTGTGTAGAAGCTTTCCTTAGACCTATATATAGCCatgattaggccatcattcttcaATCATCAAACACCAAGAAAAACTAATTATTAGCAAAGAAGAAATTCTTCTATCTTCTTTCCATCCTATACGTCCCTCTCCAACTAATTTCTTCTTCTATAATATTTTAATTGGCATAAGATATTAGTTGCTCTTTCTCTTCCAACTTgctggatttattatttaattttgttgattcctgtatcctctaaataaatagagATGAGCTTGTTTAATTCTGGGGAAACATTTCACATTGCTGAAATAGTTTTTTAGGACAGTGCCCAGCACGACTCAAGCCAGTTGGTGTATTTCCGCTCACAAATAATTTTATTGCAGTATTATTATCGTTATTTTCTGATGTTATTTCCCTACACAAGAAGACTGTATGTACATTCTTTTCTACTACTCCAATTACTTTATATAACTGAATTGTTTCAATCATTTTCACTTTTCCGATTCATATAGTCAATGACACATCGAACAGATAGAATGGATGATTATTGGGATTAAAGGGCACAAATACATTAGGCCGGGTGCATAAAGGCGTTTACAATGACAACTATTACAATATTCACCAGCGAGCAGGAGGATGGGGTACACGCGCAAAGTATGTACTCTAAAACTAGTGTCTTAAAATAATAACAACTGCATAACATAGCTTTTCCAGCAAATCCTGGAATTGGATTTGCCAATTCAAATGCTACATTAGAATTTTTAATAGACCTCAACAACCTCAGGTGTGGCATGAAGCTCAATGACTAACTGTGCTATGTTATCTCCAATTTTTACCTCAAAATCAACATCAGAATGGTTGAATAGTATCACGAAAACAGGATTTTTGTCTAAATCAACCACTCCACCTCCAACATCAATGGAATGATGCCAAGCCACACCTGATCTCGCAGCTATGTATGAAACAAAAACAGAATTAAAAGACAGGTCGAGCCACTGTAATTTGTACAGAAAATGTACTCAGATAAGATGTTGCAACCTACCAATACGACCATAAGTTCCTGGAGGTAAATCTATGCTTAAGTCCGTGGGAATTATAGCCTTTCCTCGAGCTGGCACCGTAATGTCCCTTGCACTACGAACAAATTAACGATCGTGAGTAAGAAAAATATTTGATCGACGATTATCAAAGAATTCTGCAATAGTCAGACTAATTGCTGGAAGATTATCAAACAGAGGTGGATCCAGTATTTGAACTTAATGGTTTACGACTCAAAATTAAGCCATTTCCTTACCGTTTTCCTATAAAACAGAGAAGAAGGCAGACTAACTGACATTTATAACTACCAAAGAAATCCTTCTGAAACATAATAGTACAATGAATATTTTACTACTACAATAGATACCCGAGAGCATTCAATAAATATTTCAAAGAAGAGAAGCGAGTGCATCCGCAGTGGCCCCAACCTAAGTTACTCGGACTCGGGTGCTGGTTTCCGATATGAGTGCGGATGAGGTTGGATCTTTCATAATCTATGGATCCCTGTACGGATACGGGTGTAGTGATtcagctaaaaataattcaaatatctaaaaatagagttataagaatatatctaaattatgaaatatgtgaaagatttattaggtaattttagaaggaaaaaatatGGATCAATAGGAGAATCCGAGAAGGAGATAATAGGAAAAAGACTAACATAGAAATTCTATACACAAAGTATTTCACTTTCTTCCATTTCACCGTAACAGCGTAACTTTTGTTTTGATTCCAAAAATCGTTGTATCTATCCCAAATGTTGGTTTTGGTTAAAGTACCCAAACTCGGTTGACTAGATCCAGTACGGATCTCACACTCACACCAATacccgtgtcgacacgggtgcggcaccgAAAGTAAAGAGTCCGAACAACTTAGGGCCCAACTGGCTAAATACTACAACTGTTATTATACTTAGTCTGGATATAGATCAGCAATACTAGTGAAGAAATTACTAATACATTGTTGCAAATTTACCTGAAAATATCATAACCTGCAGAATGAGCGAACATTCGTTTGGGTAAAGTGGCCTTATCTGATAATCTTCTCACATTCAAGAATGGTATGTAACTCTTAATAAATTTAGAAAGATCAGCTGCATTTTGGACTGCAAATTTTGTGATCTTTTCCTCTGCCATCAGTAAATTAGATTACAAAATCAGACCTGCTGCTGCTGGAAGAAGACTTAGTAGATGGGTCAATTTCAACTACTCTCTGGTTAGCTCtttctaaataaaaaaattaaaagaactaCCACTGTTATTCTAGCTAGCTGATGCGGAGCCAGAGGGTTTCAACTTTTTTGGGGTCTGAATTTTAGCATGACAAGTTCAAATACTAATATTTgaattctaaatttaatatttatacatatttgataaaaaaaatttaatacaaATATCTTATTTGAGCAAAAGTTATTGGGCTTGACGGAACTCGTACACGGACTAATTGAATGATTGCTGTAGTAGTTGAACGATTGTCATTTTCTGGATCACTATGTGGGGGCCTTTGAAGTCGAGTCACGATTAAATTCGTTTTCCTTAAAAGTCATTTTTTATTGTATTTGATTTGATCATTTTTTATTCTATCATCTCTTTAGTCCTTGTCGGATTGCGACCACAAATGTAGCATTTTAGTAACGTGACTATTACTAGACTATAATTTTGGGAGCAAACATAGGACAGTAGAAGAAGAAATGTGGTACTATTCAGAAGCGAAGCTAGCCTATTGTGTGCGTTTCCAATTGAATTTAGTCATTTTtgcttaaatattatatttatattaaaaatattagtaCTCATCAGAAAATTAGAAAAACAAGCAAACATTAGTTCAATAAATAACACATAAAATAATTTAGAGCACACAAGTTccttgtgtgtccttaaggaatttaatcccttcATTATTACCCAAGGTTTTGGATTAATTCCTCCCATAATAGAACAGAATAACTATTCTGTAATAGCGGCATTACAAATCACAGAATTTCAGCGAACTCAACAAACGAAGCAAATCACACTTAACACTCatgtttatttgaaaaataatacaacaatgtaaaaaaaaagtgagaaattttCAAATATTTCATATCTAAAAAATGAGGTcaagcctctaaatttatagacaaaAATAAGGTGAATAGAAGAGGTACAATTCAAGAGGTGcctcttccatttcccattcacacccTTTAGATAAAAATCCAACAATCTCTCActtgaatggggaatggctatatgatGAAAAATGCATACAACGTGTGGGATTAATCGCATAtcgataagtaggtttccctttgaactttccgtagtgagcTTATGTTGGATATACttggtcaatcggtagatttgatatctttgtgCTGTCGAGCTTTGGTGTATAAAATCAACCAttagtcacacaatcaatccttaaccgtctttggttcccATTGTtttgttcgtttcagccatgaacaccgcctggttcatAAATGCATAGAAAACTGGCCTTACTGAATTTTCTTTGAAGCGACTTACACTTcgcacttacataggtgattcctaaacgtataatcccatagatacactatttgatgaTGTATCTAATATACCCTGTATCaaacttaaaaattattaaaaatccttaatgttttatccttggtactgaataTTTTCTTATCATGAGAATTgaccaaaattttatttgataatgttgaATCGTCgctaatgactttgtttgatctccttgaacctagatattaggatctccagtcttctaggtagagttaccgccacagtgacttgtcctcggccatagtccaTTTCCTCTGATGATCTTTTAACTACCTCTCTAATTAAGCCATTTATTAGCGGATCCGACACGCTAGAGAGTAGTTGCCTAACGATCGTATGTGATgagatttttcgttatacataatGCTCTCAGCTCTTCCATTGTCGTTTGACTGTCGCAATGCATGAATATAGGTGCCAAAAGTCTGGGCCAAAATGGAAtttcttccaagaaatttcgtaGCTATTCAACTTCTTCAACGACCTTGTCTAAAGCTATAAACCCAGACTCCATTGTAGAGCGATGATGCATGtctgtttggacgacttccaagacaCTACTCCTTCACCAATGATAAAAATGTATCCACTTGTGAATTTTATTTCTGTTGATCCGGTAATCCAATTTGCATTATTATATCCCTCAATAACTGTGGGATAATTATTATAATGCAATATATAGTCTTGGGTATATTTCAAATATCTCAAAACTCGTTTTATTGTCATGAGAGTTCAATGCAAACTTTCATATGTCGTAGACTAACACGTCTCGACTTTCTATTGCATAACTAATTATTGACTATATTTAGTATAACAACATTATATTAGAACAACAGTCGGAACGGTTAATCTCAATTGTGGTCACAACtttttaatatataatatattttgcAATCACTCCGCCTTTTTTGTATGCTATTTATTCATATTCCACAAATAGAATACATGTTTATACGATATGCAAATTATAACACCTTTGTTCATGAAGCAAATTCAACTTGCTAtgaatttttatcattttcatcatCTGATTCACCATATTATAAACCAACTTattattatattcgttcatgaacGGTCATATCCATACAAAAATATACAGACGTATCTTTCCATGAAAATTCACAACCTTCCAGGTGACTCCATTTCATAAATGTTCAATAAAGAATACATCCTTTCTAGAAAGACACGTGAACTACTTAGAATTGGTAGTTTCATCAACTAGTCATCACTAAGATTGAACAAGTAATGAATTTACTAACTACCATATCAAAGTTCTTCTAAATAATATAGACATTGCGTCTAACATTGATTTTTGTCATGCATAAGCTAAACACCCCGCATTTTAAATATTTCATGTGCCTTTTCTTTTATTACAAACAATGACTACATAATTTAGAGTattcttaatataaatacattTGTTTACACTCATtagttttgaaatcatttgacaatattatttggtcaaatttcCCATGTCATTATTTATGTACTTATTTTAGTTCATAAAGACTTAACACGTCtgcatattttattttctttttcaagaacgACGAATCCTTGGTTGTTCTACGAGGATTTCTTCCTCcatataataatttaaaagggtgtcttcacatccatttgatgaatttcaagattGTATACCGTATCCAATGCTACTAACATTCATATGTACGTAATACTCGTAGCCGACGAGTATAGGTCAAAATAGTCAATGACTTCTTGTTGTCTACACTCTTTGACAACAATTCTTGACTTATAcatgtcaatagtgccatcatcctttatttttctcttgaaaaTTCATTTTGAATCCAACCATTGGTTCCCTAGAGTATATCAACTAACTCCCAAGTATGGTTATTTAATATTGATTCTATCTCACCATTGGCTGccttttttccttcaaaaaaagACATAACTTCTTTATACATTTGAGGTTCATTTTCCAACAAGAATGTTAGAAAAATTGGCCCAAAGGAAGTAGTTGTCCTTTGACATTTACCACGTCTTAGATTTTCCTTATTAAACGTATTTTCATTTGCTTCTTCTCAAGATCGCTTATATTTTTCACTAGACGACTCACATTCATTTTTATACAGATAAGTATGATTCGATTACCGTATTAATATGAATattgggattttctgatttatgaaccaaaaatgaTATGCCTTATTATTTCTTGCATATCTCATGAACACACAACGATTTTCGGTCCAATCTTTACCCTTTTGGaattaggaacttgcactttagcCAAGCactcccacactttaaaatattttaagttgggcttccttcctttaaATTTTTCATATAGAATGGTTTGCGTTTTGCTATGAGAAACTCGATTGAGTATTCAGTTAGCTATAAGAATAGCTCCCCAACAAGTTCTGGATTAAATTATACCAGAACTTATCAAAACGACATTCATTAGCTCCTTTAACGTTATATTcttctttccgcaattccattgaaTTGCGAGTAAGGGGTCATTGTTTCATGAATAATgccatatataaatataaaatatatttcttcaaaattaatAAACAGTGACTTATGTTTGTGTCACGATACATCCAGAATTAATAAACagtgaagtttttaatcttcaaaccgagTAATTTCTGACACAACCAGATCTAATTAATAAATCATCAAACTGATTTGACAACCAAAATTAATAAATGGTaaagtttttaatcttcaaactgAGTAATATATAACACAACCAGAATTAATAAACAGTGAAGcttttaatcttcaaaccgaatAATATCTGACATAACTAGATTTAATAAACggtgaagtttttaatcttcaaaccaaGTAATAAACCGGAGTATGATTTTAGTCTCCAAAATGAGTAGAAAGTCACTTAGACTTTAATCTCCGACAAATGAGTAGAAAGTCACCAAAAATTTAATCTTAATGTATGAGTTAAAATTCACGTAAATTTTAATCTTGAAGcaggagtagaaaatcacaaagatttaaTCTCCAACACGAAAAAATATTATTAcgattttaattttcttttcaaatagctttccaacTAAACCATTGTTACCCATCCATTTTTTCCATTCAATTGACCATATGCCAATGATAATGGCGCCAATTGATAAGCAGAATAGATTCCAGTTTGTTTTTATCAGTGAAGTCATAAATTTGTTTTTGGATTTAAATTTCTTCTCTCGTATAGAAAGAGACTCATCTATTTGCAGTTTTCCCATTGGGACTCAGGTATACTGTATATCAAATTTCATCACTTAAAGATCATCGGTGCTTGTAATACTGAAGGTTTctcatatttttaagttttaacaATTGAAATACAAGAATTTTCAACTCAACAAAGCAGCAGTCTTATAGTAAAACATTAACAAGTCATACAATCCAAAAGCAAAGTGACCAAATGTTGTTTGATCACGAGATTGGCATTCATCATCATAGCAACCTAAGATTCTTTTATTATTCTAGTCACGTCAGAATTGGATATATGCATTATTAGAGCAGCTACATGTTGATTTGTAGCAGATTTCAAAAGCGCGTCAAAGGAATTCGAGCAAAATTCTTTTGAGACAGTAATTCGACCACCTGGAACACTTACTATTTCCTATTGTTTTTACCGTCTTGGAGATGTATTTTGCCTAGTAGAAGATCGAACCACCATTGTCCAGACTTCCCCAGTTGATTTCCTTGCTATTCCATCGTCCTTAGATTTAACATCCTTTGATCCAGTAACATATCCAGCAGTTTTCCCATTACTGCTGAAATTTTCAGCTTGCAAACCAATCTCACGATCCTCCTTGTTACTTTTAGGTTCAGCAGCtgtgtgatgacccgaccagtcgtctcatgagttactgctccattttcccattttttgcttcttattgctttgtataatggttctacatgtgatcgggttgattggttagggttcagaaaggatttggtaaagtttgagacacttagtctcttttgaggaaggttaagttggaaaagtcaaccagatgttgacttatatgttagagggctcggatgtgagttcctaTGGTTCAGTTAATTTCgagaggtaatttgggacttaggagagtgatcagaacgagttttggaggtccaaagtagatttaggcttgaattggcgaaagtgaatttttggcgattttcggttggtaggtgagattttgatatgggggtcggaatggaattttgagagttctagtagttccgttgtgtcatttgggatgtgtgtgaaaaatttcaggtcattcggacgtggtttggttgggtttttgatcaaaagcgaaattcagaagattttggaaacttaggtttgaatccgatgtgttttggttgatttgatgttgtttgaggggTTTTGAAgcttggtacaagtttgaataaggttttgagatatgttagtgcctttggttgaggtcccggggacctcggttgagtttcgggtggtcaatcagaccatttcatgaagtttggaattgcagaaatctGCTGCTCAGTGTTGCAAACAAatgaccttcgcattcgcgagaggggaGCCGTGATCACGAAGGGTTAGCtggagaaggaagagattttggCCTTCGTGTTCGTGAGGAAGGCTCCGTGTAAGCGAAGGGCTGGGAAGTgattcatcgcattcgcgaggtaaGCTCCGCATTCGTATAGAGGAAATTGGCCAGCTGGGTTTAAGgtgttttgttcatcgcgtttgcggGTAAGGGAGctcgttcgcgaagagtcaggtTGTGGAACCATCGTATTCACGAGTGGCATgatgcgatcgcgaaagaggaaatttggtcaaaggtgatttgtgcttcgcgaacgcgaggctttgaccgtgttcgcgaagaaggatttcaggcctgggcagaatgtttaaatactcgtctttccgcgattttggggtttatttcttccattattaatcttttttggagctttttgaaggggattgaagagggattcaaggggaatcacttggaggtaagattcttgaacttaaaactcgattctaatgtgaattccacctaaataatcatagaaattaagctaaaaattgaagaactagggctctaaattggagacctagaatttgggatttgaggggtcgtttgtggttggattttgatgcttttggtatgaatgaactcggggagtgataaggaataCATTAATGTGATTTTACcggaattcgagacgtgggcccggaggtcgggttttggtaatttcgagatttatgttgtaaattaattatttttgcttgggcttcgttcccttagcatatttttgacgtcctcgttctgattttggatagattcgacgcgagtggagtcTGATTCGagggcaaaggtgtcgcgagctagagatttgaccggattgaggtgagtaatgattgtaaatgatgttatgagggtttgaaacctcggattgcacatcgtagtgctatattgaggtggggtcgtgcactgttggggattgtgacttagtccatctcgaatgactattttaccgcgtatttgactaaaatatatttgctatcatcatgatttgctgaatgtcatatttggacttcgtgccaactatttgaacccttcagggacttttattgatatttcctcactgttttgactttatacttgaactcagtcctgatatattttactgttttcgtactcagccatgtttactctgttttaacacttaaatgattttttaaatgatattttgggctgagaatcatgttttactattgcccgagtggcttgtgaggattttgactgactaaggccgagggcctatgttgtgaggaaatatttgatactgattatgaggccgagggcctgatatatgtacgccacgaggtggcttgattgatatgaggccgaaggtctagtgatgatgccacgagatgacttgatattgcgcttgggccgtaaggggcccctccaggagtctgcacacccccagtgagcgcgggtaccaaTTGTGAtttgagattgagcccgaggggctggtactgttctgagattgagcccaatgggctggtactattctgagatgttgcccgagagGCAGATTTGTTGACACGGTGCTCGAGAggtgaacctttatgtgtttatcttttcttagCTGCCTATCaaattacctgtttaattgttgaaaaaggcttttcatgaagttaaatttgagttaaaggatttttttgtacctatctttcactagtttactattttaaatggttttactgcttcattataacaTGTTTTGTGCCTtatgtgatttcctgctttcagtctttatttttgattattactcactgagttggagtgctcactttactccctgtaccctgtgtgcagattcaggcgtatctggttccgctcccgagtgctgatcatttccggGTTAgacggatccgaggagtctctaggtagttgttggcgttcgtaGCCCgaagctcttccctatcttagtctttcatgttcttagttttctatattaaactctgtagttatatTTGGAGTATTCCATTTAGatagatactcatgactagtgacaccccggtatcgggctgtgttagGTTATTTTCTgcgaattatgctattatctgttaactttggattatctcatcatgctttagatttatttcttatggtttaactgttaataattggatatgggaagtgtcggctgaccttgtcttcacgagagacgccatcatgaccgggtccgggtttagggtcgtgacaagttggtatcagagcctaggttacataggtctcatgagtcatgagtaggttaagtagagtctcgcagatcggtacagagacgtctgtatttatcctcgagaggctgcataacctttaggaaaaacttcatattcttgaaattcttggcgtgcgaatttgttgatccgagtactaaacttctattgttttattctctcacagatggtgagggcaTGCGCTATcggtcaggatggatgaccaccagtaccaccagctgtggccaccagaGGTCAAGGATGCGGTcatggtcgtggtaggggcagagtagctagggcagcacctgcagatccctCAGCTGCCccaattcaggatcaggtcctagttatggacgctccagtagcaccagctgtgcccattgtgctTCCGGGtatttaggaggccttggctcagatcttatcagtttgcactagcctaaCTCAGGTGGTTTCATCCACTACGGCCGCAGCTTCTTCTCAggcgggggaggcaatcagactcctgccgctcgcacacctgagcaggtcgtgcatgAACTTTAGatgccgggggcacatccagcccagccggttgcagctgctcaggactatgtagttcctgctatgccggaggatgaacagcgtaggttggagaggtttagtAGACTACAGCCTCCGACCTTCAATGGTGCAGatggcgaggatgcccagggtttcttagataagtgtcagaggatgcttcgtatagcaggtattctggagaccagcggggttgcTTTCATTACTTATTagtttctggagctgccttcacttggtgggaggcttttgagaggtgtaggcctgttggtgcagcactcCTTACCTGACAACAATTCTcaattctctttctggagaagtatgtgctgcaGTTCCACAAAGAGGAGCTGTGTAGgggtttgagtggttgcgtcagggagagatgactgtaatatagtatgagatgaggttctccgagttagctcgtcatgctatttggatggttccgacagatagagagaggattaggaggtttgttgatggcctgacttatcagctccgtattctcatgactagggagagggtgattggtgctatctttgaggaggttgtagacattacTCGGGAGATTGAGTTTGTTCGTTGCCAGGAGcgcgaggagagggaggccaaggggCCTCGATGATCTGGTAGTTACAAcggtactccttcgagaggttagtttcagcacgacagaggccgtcTATTCAGGCATGCTTATccagctcgcctaggttatcaTGGGggtgtcatcgggtcatggttctcacagttctcattaggtcaagtcatcacttagtgcccttccagcttagagctcgtcccgtgctccatcagtttaggactcttctatgccaggtgcatcttctagtcactctggtgcgaggggttcccttcagtctccttctccagcacctgggagttgttatgagtatggtaAGATGGTTCATATGTGGAGGCATTTccctcgtcgtcttgcgagttcatctcagcatAGGGGTCAGTCATTGGCTTCagcaccaattacttcaccaccacctgcccagccagctaggggtgaaggtcagtcagctaggggtcgccccagaggagaggtcgatcaggtggcggtcaggcccatttctatgcacttccagctagactcGATGTTATTGTTTccgatgctg is a genomic window of Nicotiana tabacum cultivar K326 chromosome 16, ASM71507v2, whole genome shotgun sequence containing:
- the LOC107826005 gene encoding deoxyuridine 5'-triphosphate nucleotidohydrolase-like, whose protein sequence is MAEEKITKFAVQNAADLSKFIKSYIPFLNVRRLSDKATLPKRMFAHSAGYDIFSARDITVPARGKAIIPTDLSIDLPPGTYGRIAARSGVAWHHSIDVGGGVVDLDKNPVFVILFNHSDVDFEVKIGDNIAQLVIELHATPEVVEVY